The following proteins come from a genomic window of Macaca thibetana thibetana isolate TM-01 chromosome 15, ASM2454274v1, whole genome shotgun sequence:
- the LOC126937233 gene encoding LOW QUALITY PROTEIN: olfactory receptor 1K1 (The sequence of the model RefSeq protein was modified relative to this genomic sequence to represent the inferred CDS: inserted 1 base in 1 codon; substituted 1 base at 1 genomic stop codon) codes for MEAANESSEGTPFILLGLTTSPGQQRPLFVLFLLLYVVGLLGNGLIVAAIRASPAFHAPMYFLLAHLSFADLCFTSVTVPKMLASLLVHDRSISLAGCLTQMYFFFALEVTDSCLLAAMTYDRYMAIQHPLHYATRMSRAMCTALVGMAWLVSHVHSLLCILLMAHLSFCASHQVPHFFCDHQPLLRLSCSDTRHIQLLIFTXGATVVITPFLLILASYGAITAAVLRLPSASGRLWAVSTCGSHLAVVSLFYGTVIAVYFQPTSRYEAEQGHVATVMYTVVTPMLHPVIYSLQNRDVQGXVRALVTGRRISASDS; via the exons ATGGAGGCTGCCAATGAGTCTTCAGAGGGAACCCCATTCATTTTATTGGGACTGACAACAAGTCCTGGACAGCAGCGGCCTCTCTTTGTGCTGTTCTTGCTCTTGTATGTGGTCGGCCTCCTGGGTAATGGACTCATTGTGGCTGCCATCCGGGCCAGTCCAGCCTTTCACGCACCCATGTACTTCTTGCTGGCCCACCTGTCTTTCGCTGACCTCTGCTTCACCTCCGTCACTGTGCCCAAGATGTTGGCCAGCTTGTTGGTCCATGACCGCTCCATCTCACTGGCTGGCTGCCTGACCCAAATGTACTTCTTCTTTGCCCTGGAGGTAACTGATAGCTGTCTCCTGGCCGCCATGACCTATGACCGCTACATGGCCATCCAGCACCCCCTCCACTATGCCACGAGGATGTCCCGGGCCATGTGTACAGCTCTGGTGGGGATGGCATGGCTGGTGTCCCACGTCCATTCCCTCCTGTGTATCCTGCTCATGGCTCACTTGTCCTTCTGTGCTTCCCACCAAGTGCCCCACTTCTTCTGTGACCACCAGCCTCTCTTAAGGCTCTCGTGCTCTGACACCCGCCACATCCAGCTGCTCATCTTCACCTAGGGCGCCACAGTGGTGATCACTCCCTTCCTGCTCATCCTCGCCTCCTATGGGGCCATCACAGCTGCTGTGCTGCGGCTGCCCTCGGCCTCTGGGAGGCTCTGGGCTGTGTCCACCTGTGGCTCCCACCTGGCTGTGGTGAGCCTCTTCTATGGGACAGTCATTGCAGTCTACTTCCAGCCCACATCCCGATATGAGGCAGAGCAGGGCCATGTGGCCACTGTCATGTACACTGTAGTCACCCCCATGCTGCACCCCGTCATCTACAGTCTCCAGAATCGCGATGTACAGG CAGTCCGAGCCCTTGTCACTGGGCGAAGGATCTCAGCTAGTGACTCCTGA